The Pseudomonas sp. IAC-BECa141 genome contains the following window.
CGGCGCCGACCATGGTGTGCAGTTCGTCGATGAACAGAATGATCTGCCCTTCCTGCTTCGACAGCTCGTTGAGCAGCGCTTTCAGGCGTTCTTCAAACTCGCCGCGATACTTGGCACCGGCAATCAGCGCCCCCATATCCAGGGACAGCAGACGCTTGCCGCGCAGACCATCCGGCACTTCGCCGTTGATGATGCGCTGGGCCAGACCTTCGGCAATCGCGGTTTTACCCACGCCAGGTTCGCCAATCAGCACCGGGTTGTTCTTGGTGCGGCGTTGCAGAACCTGAATGGTGCGGCGGATCTCGTCGTCACGGCCGATCACCGGGTCAAGCTTGCCTTCCTCGGCGCGCTTGGTCAGGTCGACGGTGTACTTGTCCAGCGCCTGACGCGACTCTTCGTGGTTGGCGTCATTGACCGCTTCGCCACCGCGCAGGTTGTTGATTGCATTCTCCAGCGCTTTTTTGCTCACGCCCTGGCCGAGCAGCAACTTGCCGAGCTTGCTGTTCTCGTCCATCGCGGCGAGCAGCACCAGCTCGCTGGAAATGAACTGGTCGCCCTTCTGCTGAGCCAGGCGATCGGCCTGGTTGAGCAGGCGCGCCAAGTCCTGCGACATGTTGACGTCGCCGGTCGGATTCTGGATTTTCGGTAATTGATCGAGCTCTTTGGTCAGCTCTTTACGCAAGCTGTTGACGTCGAAGCCCACCTGCATCAACAGGGGTTTGATCGAACCACCCTGCTGTTCCAGCATTGCTTGCATCAAATGTGTCGGCTCAATGGCCGGATGATCGTGGCCGACAGCCAGGGATTGGGCATCGGACAACGCCAACTGTAACTTGCTGGTTAAACGGTCTATACGCATGGGTCACCTTCCTTTTGAGCAGGCCGGACCTAAAAAACCATCCTGAATAAAGAAACCTGCCAGATACCGCTATAGATGCGGTCGATTCTGGAAGATTCAAGCGCCAGGGAGTTGATGCAGATCAGACAAGCTTAGCGGGCGTCGGGCGACTCAAGCCAAACGAGGGAGGCGAAGCGACCAGTGCGCGATGCACGGCGATAAGAGAAGAAGCGCGGATCGGTCACGGTACAGAAACCGCCGCCATAAACAGCAGTGACACCGCGAACCGCCAGACGCAGCCGCGCCAGCTTATAGATGTCAGCCATGAACTTGCCGGCGTTGTGGCTCGGGACAAAGGCTGTCTCGGCTTCAGGCAATTGATTGATGAAGACTTCCCGGACTTCCGGGCCGACTTCGAAGGCTTGCGGGCCGATGGCCGGGCCGAGCCAGACCAGAATGTCCTCAGCGGCAACATCCAGACTGTCCAGCGTGGCTTCCAGCACGCCAGCCGCCAAACCACGCCAGCCCGCGTGCGCCGCCGCCACGCGAGTACCGGCACGATCGCAGAAAAGCGCCGGCAGGCAATCGGCAGTCATCGCTGCACAAGCGATGCCTGGTGTTGCGGTCCAGCTGGCATCCGCCGTGGCCACCACGGACGGATCCGCATGCGCCACGGCAATCCCGTGCACTTGCTGCAACCAGGCAGGTTTTATGGAGAAGTGTTCGGTCAGGCGCCGACGGTTTTCGGCGACGGCCTCCGGGCGGTCATCGACGTGATCGCCCAGGTTGAGGCTGTCGAACGGCGCCTCGCTGACGCCGCCCTCGCGGGTGGTGACACAGGCCTTGACGCTGGCCGGCGCAGGCCAGTCCGGCGTCAGCCAGTTCATCCGACGAATGCCTCGCGATCCTGCTTGAGCAGGGTCAGCAACCACACCAGATCTTCCGGAAGCGGCGATTCCCAGCTCATGCGTTCACCGGTGGTCGGGTGATCCAGCTCGAGGAACCGCGCGTGCAGGGCCTGACGCGGGAAGTGCTTTAGGGATTCGACCATGGTCTGGCTCGCAGCCGGCGGAATGCGGAAACGACCGCCGTACGCCGGGTCACCGACCAACGGGAAGTTGATGTGTGCCATATGTACGCGAATCTGGTGAGTACGACCGGTTTCCAGCTTCACCCGTACATGAGTGTGGGAACGGAAGCGCTCCAGCACGCGGTAGTGGCTGACGGCAGGCTTGCCGCCTTCCATCACCGCCATGCGCTGACGCTGCTGGCCGTGACGGCCGATCGGGGCATTGATCTTGCCGCCGGCGGTGACCACGCCGATCACGATGCACTCGTAGATCCGGCTGACGCTGCGGCTTTGCAGCTGGGCGACCAGTTTGGTCTGCGCCTGAATGGTCTTGGCCACCACCATCAGACCGGTGGTGTCCTTGTCCAGACGATGCACGATACCGGCGCGCGGGACATTGATGATGTCCGGCACGTGGTGCAGCAAGGCGTTGAGCAAGGTGCCATCAGCGTGACCGGCGGCAGGGTGCACCACCAGGCCGGCAGGCTTGTTGATCACCAGAATGTCGTCGTCTTCATAGACGATGTCGAGTTCGATGTCCTGAGCGACCCATTCACCCTGGGCCTCCTGCTCGGCAGTCAGCTCAAGGATGGCACCGCCATGAACGATGTCGCGCGGGCGGATGACCGCCCCGTCCACAGTCAGGCGACCTTCTTTGATCCAGGCGGAAAGGCGCGAGCGCGAGTGCTCGGCGAAGAGTTGGGCGGCGACTTGATCGAGGCGTTGGCCGCCCAATTCGGACGGCACCTCTGCGCGAAGTTCAATTTTATCGGACATGCTCGGACTGGGCGTCGGCTACAGCCTTTGGTTTCGGCTGCGCGCTTGTGGTTAAATACGGCGTCTTTTGCCCCGGGGCTTTTCAACGGGGCGCTCATCATAACAGGACGGCCCCGCCCAAGACAGCGGCCGTCATAGGGACGCAAGCCGCCATGCAAGTGAAACACCTGCTGCTGATCGCCATCCTCGCATTGACCGCTGCTTGCTCATCGAAGGAAGTCGTAGACGAAAACCTGAGTGAAGCCGAGCTGTACCAGCAGGCTCAACAGGACCTGGATAACAACAGCTACACCAGCGCCACAGCCAAGCTGAAGGCCCTGGAGTCGCGTTATCCGTTCGGTCGCTATGCCGATCAGGCGCAGTTGGAGCTGATCTACGCCAACTACAAGAACGCCGAGCCGGAAGCTGCAAAGTCCGCTGCCGAGCGTTTCATTCGTCTGCATCCGCAGCACCCGAACGTGGATTACGCCTACTACCTGAAGGGCCTGACTTCGTTCGACCAGGACGTCGGCCTGCTGGCGCGCTTCCTGCCGCTGGACATGACCAAGCGTGACCCGGGTGCCGCTCGTGACTCCTACAACGAGTTCGCCCAGCTGACCAGCCGCTACCCGAACAGCCGCTACGCGCCGGACGCCAAGCAGCGCATGATCTACCTGCGCAACCTGCTGGCCGCCTACGAAATCCATGTGGCCGACTACTACCTGACCCGTCAGGCTTATGTCGCCGCTGCCAACCGTGGTCGTTATGTAGTGGAAAACTTCCAGGAAACCCCATCGGTCGGTGACGGCCTGGCGGTGATGACCGAAGCCTATCAGCGTCTGCATCTGGACGAACTGGCGGCCACCAGCCTGGAAACCCTGAAGCTCAACTACCCGAACCATCCGAGCCTGCAGGACGGCCAGTTCGTACCTCGCGTTGCCGAAGCAGACAACCGCTCGTTCCTGAGCAAGGCCACGCTGGGCCTGATCGAATCCCGTCCGCCGCTGCCGCCGGGAGAAACCCGCGCCAACCAGGACGTGCAGAAACAGTTCCAGGATGCGAAAGACGCGATCCCGAACGAGCTCAAGCCGAAAGACGAAAACGGCGACGTGATCGAAGAGCCGGAACCGGAGTCGAGCGACAGCGATCGTTCCATCTTCAGCTACCTGACCTTCGGTCTGTTCGACTGATCACGTCGGTGATGCCAAAAAGGGAGATCTTCGGATCTCCCTTTTTATTGCGGCGTGTGATTGGGCTGTGCGCTCGTCGGGTCCTTGGCTAAACTGCCGAATCATTAGCCGAAAAGCCGCCCATCATGCTTCGTTTACTGTTCTGGATTGCCTTGATCGCCGCCGCTGTCTGGTTGTGGCGCAAATTCAATTCCCCCGCCTCGTCCGCCCGATCACCTCGCGAACAGGATGCCGCGCCGATGGTGCGTTGCGCCCATTGCGGCGTGCACCTGCCCCGCGACCGCGCGCTGAATCTTCAACAACAGTGGTATTGCAGCCAGGCTCACCTTGAGCAAGGCCCAGGCTCCAGTGAGCGCTGAGGCCGACAACGCCGACAGCAAACAGGCCCAGCGACTGCTGCGCCTCTATCATCTGTACCGTTTGAGTGTCGGCATCACCCTGGTGTTGCTGATCTCCAGCAACATGGACAACCGCCTGCTGAACTCGACCAACGACGAGTGGCTGCGCAATGGCAGCTGGTTGTACCTGGTGCTGAACATCCTGCTAGTGGTGTTCCTCGAGAACATCCGCCGCCCCGCCCAGTTGTTCGGCCTGGCACTGGTCGACATCCTGCTGCTGTGTGGCGTGTTCTATGCGGCCGGCGGCGTGGCCAGCGCGATCGGCAACCTGCTGATCGTCTCGGTGGCCATCAGCAACACCTTGCTGCGACGACGTATCGGTTTGCTGATCGCCGCCATCGCCACCCTCGGCATCGTCGGGCTCAGCTTTCTGCTGAGTTTCAGCCATCCCCTGAGCGCCAACGATTATCTCCAGGCCGGCACACTCGGCGCCCTGTGCTTCGCAGCGTCATTGCTGGTGCAAGGATTGATGCGCCGTCTGGAGGTCAGCGAGAACCTGGCCGAGCAGCGCGCCAGCGAAGTCGTTGGGCTCGAAACCCTCAACGCGCTGATCCTGCAACGCATGCGCACCGGCATTCTGGTGCTCGACGAACAGCGCCGGGTGCAACTGGCCAACCACAGCGCCAAGACCCTGCTGGGCCAGACACACCTTGAAGGCGAGTTGATCGACGAGCACTCGAGCGCATTGGTCGAGCGCCTGCAACTGTGGCTGAACAACCCGACGCTGCGCCCGCAAAGCCTGAAGATCGGCGGCAACGGTGTGGAGCTGCAACCGAGCTTCATTGCCCTGGAACAGAGTCCGAACCGCCAGACCCTGGTATTTCTCGAAGACCTCGCACAGATCGCCCAGCAGGCCCAGCAATTGAAACTCGCCGCGCTGGGCCGGCTGACCGCCGGTATCGCCCATGAAATCCGCAATCCGCTGGGGGCCATCAGTCATGCCGCGCAGCTGTTGCGGGAGTCCGAGGAACTCGACGGCGCGGATCGGCGTCTGACGCAGATCATTCAAGACCACTCCCAACGCATGAACCGAGTCATCGAAAACGTCCTGCAACTGTCCCGCCGCCAGCAGAGCGCACCGCAACGGCTGGATCTCAAGCCGTGGCTGGAGCAGTTCGTCAACGAGAGCCGCGAACAGGCCGGCGAGCGCCAGCACATTCACCTGCACATCGGTCCGGGGGACTTTCGCACGCTGATGGATCCTGGCCAGCTCACACAGATTCTCGACAATCTGTTACGCAACGGCTGGCGCCATAGCGCCCTTTTGCACGATCCGGCCGAGGTCTGGCTGACGCTGCTGATCGACCCCGAAAGCACGCTGGCCGTGCTCGAGGTGCAGGACAATGGCCCTGGCGTGCCGCTGGATCAGCAGGCTCACCTGTTCGAACCGTTTTTTACCACCAGCAGCCAGGGCACCGGCCTTGGGCTTTATCTGTCCCGTGAGCTGTGCGAAAGCAATCAAGCGCGCCTAGACTTCAAATCACGCCAAGGCGGCGGCTGCTTTCGCATCACCTTTGCTCACGGACGGAAACAAAGTTGAACACGAGCCCACGGCAAAAAATCCTCATCGTCGACGACGAGCCGGATATCCGCGAACTCCTGGAAATCACCCTGGGACGGATGAAACTCGACACCTTCAGCGCACGCAATCTCGCAGAAGCTCAGGCGCTGCTGCATCGCGAAACCTTCGCTCTGTGCCTGACCGACATGCGCCTGCCCGACGGCACCGGCCTGGAGCTGGTGCAGCACATTCAGCAACGTTATCCACAACTGCCGGTCGCGATGATCACCGCCTACGGCAGCCTGGAAACGGCGATCAACGCTCTGAAGGCCGGGGCCTTCGACTTCCTGACCAAACCGGTGGACCTGACGCGCCTGCGCGAGCTGGTCGGCTCGGCGTTGCGCATGCCGGCGCCGGGCAATGTCTGCACTTCGATCGACCGGCGGTTGCTTGGCGACTCACCGCCGATGCGCAACTTGCGCAAACAGATCGACAAACTGGCCCGCAGCCAGGCACCGGTCTATATCAGCGGCGAGTCCGGCAGCGGCAAGGAGCTGGTGGCCCGTCTGATTCATGAACAGGGCCCGCGCGCCAGCCAGCCGTTTGTGCCGGTGAACTGTGGGGCGATTCCTTCAGAGTTGATGGAAAGCGAATTTTTCGGCCATCGCAAAGGCAGTTTCAGCGGCGCAGTGGAGGATAAACCGGGGCTGTTCCAGGCGGCCCATGGCGGCACGCTGTTTCTCGATGAAGTGGCGGATCTGCCGCTGCCGATGCAGGTCAAGCTGCTGCGGGCGATCCAGGAAAAAGCCGTGCGCAGCGTCGGCGGCCAGCAGGAAACCGTGGTCGATGTGCGCATCCTCTGTGCGACGCACAAGGACCTCGACGCGGAAGTGGCTGCCGAGCGTTTTCGTCAGGACCTGTATTACCGGCTGAACGTGATCGAGTTGCGTGTACCGTCTCTGCGCGAGCGTCGCGAGGACATCGAAGCGCTGGCCGGCCATATGCTCAAGCGCCTGGCCAGTGGCACCGGGCAACCGGCGGCACGGCTCCATCCTCATGCCCTTGAGGCGCTGAAAAACTACCGTTTCCCTGGCAACGTGAGGGAACTGGAGAACGTGCTTGAGCGGGCGCACACCCTGTGTGAAAACCGCATGATCGAGGCCGAAGATCTACGTCTGATCGAAGGCAACGGCACCGCCGAGGGCGGTATTGCCGATCTCACCCAGATCGACAACCTCGAAGACTATCTTGAGAGCGTAGAGCGCAAACTGATTTTGCAGGCGCTGGAGGAAACCCGCTGGAATCGCACGGCGGCGGCGCAGCGGTTGAGTCTGTCGTTTCGGTCGATGCGCTACAGGCTCAAGAAGCTGGGCCTGGACTGAAGCCCGCTCCCACAGGTGTGGGAGCGGGTTTGCCCGCGAAGGCGATTATCAGTCGCCGGAAGAAAAACCGACTAGATCCGTCCGGCCGGTGCATACGGCGCTGGATCAATGATCGGCGCACGGCCCAGCATTACGTCGGCAAACAACTGACAGGACGCCGGCGCCAGCACCAGCCCATTGCGGTAATGCCCGCAGTTCAGCCACAGACCGTCAAACCCCGGAACCCGGCCAATGTATGGAATCCCTTCGGGTGAACCCGGTCGCAGCCCGGCCCAATGCCCCACCACTTCAGCCTCCACCAGCGCCGGCAACAACTCGACTGCCGATGCCTTTAGGCTTTCCAGCGCGTTGTCAGTCGGGGTCTTGTCGAAGCCTTCGTGCTCCAGCGTGCTGCCGATCAGAATGTGTCCGTCACGGCGCGGAATCGCGTAGCGCCCCTTGGCCAGCACCATGCTCGGCAGGAAATCCGCCGCACACTTGTAGAGAATCATCTGGCCCTTGACCGGCTCCACTGGCAGCGAAAGATTCAGAGTCTTGAGCAATTCGCCGCTCCACGCGCCCGCCGTCAACACGATCTGATCGCCAGCGATCACACCGGTGGAAGTCTGCACGCCCACCACCCGTTCGCCTTCACGGACAAACCCGCTGACTTCGCACTGCTCGTGAATCGTTACATTCGGCAGCGCCTGCAACGCCGCTTTCAAAGACTTCACCAGTCGTGGATTGCGCACGTTGGCCACATCGGCCATATAGATCGCCCGGGAAAAACCACCACCGAGCACCGGCACCGCATCATGCGCCGCCGAGATATCCACAGCCCGCAACGGGCGGTTTTCCCGCGCAGCCCACGCCAACGCTTCGGCTTCGTCATCCAGATCCAGCCAGTACAGGCCGGTGGTGTGCACTTCGGGATCGACCCCGGTATCGGCAAAAAGGCGCTCGCCCAGCTGTGGATAAAAATCCTGCGACCAGTGCGCCAGTGCGGTGACGGCCGGGCTGTAGCGCCACGGGTACAGCGGAGACACGATACCGCCGCCGGCCCAGGACGATTCCTGGCCGACGTTCGAACGATCCAGCAGCACCACGCTGCCGACCTCGGAGGCGAGGTTGTACGCAGTGAGCAGGCCAATCACCCCGCCACCGACAATCACCACTTGCTGTTGCCTGGTCATGTTTGATCCAACCGTAAAAAAGACAGTGGGCGCAAAAGGCGCCCGAAATAATGCGGCTCAGCGGCCCCAGCAATCCTTGGTGGTCAGCCCGGTGGTCGCGTTGTTCATGCTTCTGACGCCAGTGTTGGTGAGGGTGAAATCCCCGCACTTGTCAGTGGCCATCGCCGTGCCGGTCTTGCGGGTCGCGGTCAGCAGGAAGGTCTGATCGGTGATCGTCGGCGTGATGGTGTAGAAATCGTTGCCGGTGCTCAACCCGGTGACACCGGTGTAGACGTTGTTCTTCGAATAGAAGCGCTCGAGGATCTGTGCCTGTTCCGACAAGTTGCTGACCACGTCGGCGCGGCGGCCCTTCTTCACATATTCGGTGAGGCTCGGATAGCCGATGGTGATGACGATACCGATGATCGCAATCACGATCATGATTTCGATCAGGGTGAAACCTCGGTTGGATCTGCGCATGCCTCGAACTCTCACTTACTGTATTTGTCGCCACATTATGCGACGGCTGCCGCCGCCGCCCTTTTCCACCAGGGTGGTGATGCCGCCACTGGAGTCGGTCTCGATCTTGCGTGTTGCACCGTTGACGATGGCGTTCAGGGTCGGGATACCGCCGGTGAACACCACGCCACTGGAGATCGTGTCGTTGCTGTCGACCACGCCATCGGCGTTGGTGTCGAGCACGGCGTAGTTGAGCATCTTACCGCTGAACGCATCGAGTTCGATCAGTTTGCCGGTACCGAAACTGGAACACGGGTCATTGGTATCGACACTGGCCGTGGTGAACACAATACGCCCAAGCACCAGACTGGCCTGATTGATCACCCGTTCGCCGGTCAATGCGTTGTTGTACACCAGTGGCAGGTACCAGCCCTTCTCCGCCGGATAAGTCGTGTCGTTCTGGCTGGTAGTGACAAACTGCCCGGAACTGCCGGAGAACACGCCGGTAATCGCCTGAGCCTGCAAACTGCTGACCGTGATCTGGCCCGATCCGCCATCGGCATCCCACACCGAATAGAACGCCTGCAAATCCTTGTTGGTCTTGTCGGCGGTTTCGTTGAATTTACCGGTGCCGACGAAAATCTGTTTGCCGCCCAGAGCGTTGTCCGCCAGCAACGGCTGCGCGGTGATCGGCTGAGTTGCCCCGCCGGCCGTGGTGAACAGCGGCTTGCCGGAAAACGCCACGCCCCAACTGTCGGAAGCAGTGGCGCTCAGGTCGAACTTCCACAACCGTCCCTTCAAGTCACCGCCATACGCGGCTTGCACCACGTTCTGCGAATTGACCCGCAGCTTCACCGAGGACAAGCCATTGTTGGTTTCCGTACTGTCGATGACGATTTTCCTGATCAGCGAACCATCGCGAACATCCAGCACATACAGCGCCGCCACCCCGGAGTTGCTGCCGTAACCGTTGGCAATGAACGCCGCCCAGCGACCATCGGCCAAGCGTGCCACTTCCGGACGGGCATAGGCGTAACCCAGATCATTGAAAGCGTTGGAAGTGCTGGCGGCTGCCGGCGCGCTGACCTCCCACAAGGCGCGGATCACGTTGCCCGCCGAGGCGTCGAACAGCTGAAGCCCGTAGAAAGTCTTGCCACCGGCACCCGTACCGCCTATGGCCAGGGTTTTCCAGACCGTGCCGAATTGGGCATCGAATACACCGAGCTGACCATCCACCAGAAACTTGTGGCTGACGCCGTTGACGTAGTTCGGATCGGCAATCAGACGCAACGAGGGCAATACGCTGGACGGCATGTAGGCATAGCGCCGGGTACCGTTGGCCGAGTTGATGACGCTGACAAAACCGTCGTTGGCGTTCACCACCAGGCTGGCGTTCATGTTCGCAGCCTTGGTGGTCAGATAGGTGCTGTAGGTGGTGTCGCCGGCCAGATCGGAAGCGGTTTTTTCCGTGGGCGAAGCCAGTACAAGTGGCGAGTTGATGATGTCCCCAAGCAACACACTGCGCACTTTGAGCCCGGTCTTGTTGGTGCCCTTGCTCCATTCGACCAGGTCGATACCGCTGATGCCGGTGGGCAAACCCTGACTGAGAACAGTCTGCTGGGCCGGGGAGAAGGTGCCATAGGCCAGCGTTATCGCCGTGTTGCTCAGGGAATTCCACGACTGGTAGGTCGGCGCGGTGGCGCCAGGCACGATGGCGGTATCGGTGGTCCACTGCACGGCCGAGGTATTGACCGCCCCGGCGGAGGTAAAGCCAAACGACTTGATCGTGCCGCGCCAATCCTTCGGGTCATAGGTGGTCTGGTAAAAACTGCTGCTACTGGTCAGCGTGGTGCCGCTGGTCACACCCGCACCGCCGGAACCCGCCTTGGAGGTGATATCACTCAACGCCGAAGACAATGCGGCATTCAAACCGGCGCTGTCGGTCGCCTGGTAGTAGCGGCCCTGTCCGTAATCGGCGGCGTCCGAGAGCATGTCGTTGGAAGCGGTAAAACCCACGGTGTAGGTATTCATGTACTGCCGGGGAAAATCCACCGCATTCCAGCTCTTGCCCGCCGCGTCGGTTCCGGAGAAACGCATATCGATGTCGAAGGCGAACTTGGCGATATCGTCCAGATACAGCGTATCGCCCTCCCCGTCCCCGTTCAGATTGTTCCCGTCATTGTTGATGCCGTCCCAGTTCGGCAGGCGACTGCCGCCGAGCGGGTCGTTGCTCGGAAAGGTGCGGTCGTAAGTCGGCAGGCCGTCGGTGATAACCACCCCGTAGTTTTTCTGGCAGCGGTACTGGATCGGGCTGGTGTAAGTGCTCGGCGTGCTGTTGTAGTACGGCGCCATCCCGCGCATGTAGCGGGTGATTTCGTAATAGGTCTCGGCCAGAGGCGTGTTGGCCACCGCGTTCAGGCCGTTGATCGAGGAAATCAGTGCGTTGTAGTTGGTGTCAGCCTGAGCCTGGGTCACGCTACCGCTGACCGGTGACAGGTCGCTGATGGAGCGCGCAATGAAACCACCATTGCCGGGGTTGTTGCTGGTGGCCGGGTTGAAGGTCGCCAGCCCCATGCGCAGGTTGCGGTTGCTGGTGACCAGTGCAGTGGAAACATTGCGCGCCACGTTGATCCGGTAATCGTTGGGAATCGCCCCGGTGGTGAAGTCGCGCGTGCCGTTGCTGATCGCCAGCCCGACCACATAGGAAATGTAATCGGCCGAATAGCGGGTGTTGCCGCTGCCTACCGGATCCGGCAATTTCAGGCAGAGTGGCGTCAGGCTGTTGTTGTAGAAGGCATAGGCGCCGCCGGAGCAGCCGGAGGTCGGCAGGCTCGACAGGAAGATCGTATCGCCGGTGATGGCAGTTGAGCTCAGGCACAGGCCGATGACCGCGTTGCACTGCCG
Protein-coding sequences here:
- the pgeF gene encoding peptidoglycan editing factor PgeF, producing the protein MNWLTPDWPAPASVKACVTTREGGVSEAPFDSLNLGDHVDDRPEAVAENRRRLTEHFSIKPAWLQQVHGIAVAHADPSVVATADASWTATPGIACAAMTADCLPALFCDRAGTRVAAAHAGWRGLAAGVLEATLDSLDVAAEDILVWLGPAIGPQAFEVGPEVREVFINQLPEAETAFVPSHNAGKFMADIYKLARLRLAVRGVTAVYGGGFCTVTDPRFFSYRRASRTGRFASLVWLESPDAR
- the rluD gene encoding 23S rRNA pseudouridine(1911/1915/1917) synthase RluD, whose amino-acid sequence is MSDKIELRAEVPSELGGQRLDQVAAQLFAEHSRSRLSAWIKEGRLTVDGAVIRPRDIVHGGAILELTAEQEAQGEWVAQDIELDIVYEDDDILVINKPAGLVVHPAAGHADGTLLNALLHHVPDIINVPRAGIVHRLDKDTTGLMVVAKTIQAQTKLVAQLQSRSVSRIYECIVIGVVTAGGKINAPIGRHGQQRQRMAVMEGGKPAVSHYRVLERFRSHTHVRVKLETGRTHQIRVHMAHINFPLVGDPAYGGRFRIPPAASQTMVESLKHFPRQALHARFLELDHPTTGERMSWESPLPEDLVWLLTLLKQDREAFVG
- a CDS encoding outer membrane protein assembly factor BamD, with product MQVKHLLLIAILALTAACSSKEVVDENLSEAELYQQAQQDLDNNSYTSATAKLKALESRYPFGRYADQAQLELIYANYKNAEPEAAKSAAERFIRLHPQHPNVDYAYYLKGLTSFDQDVGLLARFLPLDMTKRDPGAARDSYNEFAQLTSRYPNSRYAPDAKQRMIYLRNLLAAYEIHVADYYLTRQAYVAAANRGRYVVENFQETPSVGDGLAVMTEAYQRLHLDELAATSLETLKLNYPNHPSLQDGQFVPRVAEADNRSFLSKATLGLIESRPPLPPGETRANQDVQKQFQDAKDAIPNELKPKDENGDVIEEPEPESSDSDRSIFSYLTFGLFD
- a CDS encoding PP0621 family protein; translation: MLRLLFWIALIAAAVWLWRKFNSPASSARSPREQDAAPMVRCAHCGVHLPRDRALNLQQQWYCSQAHLEQGPGSSER
- a CDS encoding ATP-binding protein: MSAEADNADSKQAQRLLRLYHLYRLSVGITLVLLISSNMDNRLLNSTNDEWLRNGSWLYLVLNILLVVFLENIRRPAQLFGLALVDILLLCGVFYAAGGVASAIGNLLIVSVAISNTLLRRRIGLLIAAIATLGIVGLSFLLSFSHPLSANDYLQAGTLGALCFAASLLVQGLMRRLEVSENLAEQRASEVVGLETLNALILQRMRTGILVLDEQRRVQLANHSAKTLLGQTHLEGELIDEHSSALVERLQLWLNNPTLRPQSLKIGGNGVELQPSFIALEQSPNRQTLVFLEDLAQIAQQAQQLKLAALGRLTAGIAHEIRNPLGAISHAAQLLRESEELDGADRRLTQIIQDHSQRMNRVIENVLQLSRRQQSAPQRLDLKPWLEQFVNESREQAGERQHIHLHIGPGDFRTLMDPGQLTQILDNLLRNGWRHSALLHDPAEVWLTLLIDPESTLAVLEVQDNGPGVPLDQQAHLFEPFFTTSSQGTGLGLYLSRELCESNQARLDFKSRQGGGCFRITFAHGRKQS
- a CDS encoding sigma-54-dependent transcriptional regulator; its protein translation is MNTSPRQKILIVDDEPDIRELLEITLGRMKLDTFSARNLAEAQALLHRETFALCLTDMRLPDGTGLELVQHIQQRYPQLPVAMITAYGSLETAINALKAGAFDFLTKPVDLTRLRELVGSALRMPAPGNVCTSIDRRLLGDSPPMRNLRKQIDKLARSQAPVYISGESGSGKELVARLIHEQGPRASQPFVPVNCGAIPSELMESEFFGHRKGSFSGAVEDKPGLFQAAHGGTLFLDEVADLPLPMQVKLLRAIQEKAVRSVGGQQETVVDVRILCATHKDLDAEVAAERFRQDLYYRLNVIELRVPSLRERREDIEALAGHMLKRLASGTGQPAARLHPHALEALKNYRFPGNVRELENVLERAHTLCENRMIEAEDLRLIEGNGTAEGGIADLTQIDNLEDYLESVERKLILQALEETRWNRTAAAQRLSLSFRSMRYRLKKLGLD
- the thiO gene encoding glycine oxidase ThiO, producing MTRQQQVVIVGGGVIGLLTAYNLASEVGSVVLLDRSNVGQESSWAGGGIVSPLYPWRYSPAVTALAHWSQDFYPQLGERLFADTGVDPEVHTTGLYWLDLDDEAEALAWAARENRPLRAVDISAAHDAVPVLGGGFSRAIYMADVANVRNPRLVKSLKAALQALPNVTIHEQCEVSGFVREGERVVGVQTSTGVIAGDQIVLTAGAWSGELLKTLNLSLPVEPVKGQMILYKCAADFLPSMVLAKGRYAIPRRDGHILIGSTLEHEGFDKTPTDNALESLKASAVELLPALVEAEVVGHWAGLRPGSPEGIPYIGRVPGFDGLWLNCGHYRNGLVLAPASCQLFADVMLGRAPIIDPAPYAPAGRI
- a CDS encoding type IV pilin protein; protein product: MRRSNRGFTLIEIMIVIAIIGIVITIGYPSLTEYVKKGRRADVVSNLSEQAQILERFYSKNNVYTGVTGLSTGNDFYTITPTITDQTFLLTATRKTGTAMATDKCGDFTLTNTGVRSMNNATTGLTTKDCWGR
- a CDS encoding pilus assembly protein; this translates as MRSTERRFKWLSLLLGMLTGLYLTAPAYAFTPSDSPLLSAAAVPPNVMLMIDDSGSMNSIIYATGFDPTVDRTAARQCNAVIGLCLSSTAITGDTIFLSSLPTSGCSGGAYAFYNNSLTPLCLKLPDPVGSGNTRYSADYISYVVGLAISNGTRDFTTGAIPNDYRINVARNVSTALVTSNRNLRMGLATFNPATSNNPGNGGFIARSISDLSPVSGSVTQAQADTNYNALISSINGLNAVANTPLAETYYEITRYMRGMAPYYNSTPSTYTSPIQYRCQKNYGVVITDGLPTYDRTFPSNDPLGGSRLPNWDGINNDGNNLNGDGEGDTLYLDDIAKFAFDIDMRFSGTDAAGKSWNAVDFPRQYMNTYTVGFTASNDMLSDAADYGQGRYYQATDSAGLNAALSSALSDITSKAGSGGAGVTSGTTLTSSSSFYQTTYDPKDWRGTIKSFGFTSAGAVNTSAVQWTTDTAIVPGATAPTYQSWNSLSNTAITLAYGTFSPAQQTVLSQGLPTGISGIDLVEWSKGTNKTGLKVRSVLLGDIINSPLVLASPTEKTASDLAGDTTYSTYLTTKAANMNASLVVNANDGFVSVINSANGTRRYAYMPSSVLPSLRLIADPNYVNGVSHKFLVDGQLGVFDAQFGTVWKTLAIGGTGAGGKTFYGLQLFDASAGNVIRALWEVSAPAAASTSNAFNDLGYAYARPEVARLADGRWAAFIANGYGSNSGVAALYVLDVRDGSLIRKIVIDSTETNNGLSSVKLRVNSQNVVQAAYGGDLKGRLWKFDLSATASDSWGVAFSGKPLFTTAGGATQPITAQPLLADNALGGKQIFVGTGKFNETADKTNKDLQAFYSVWDADGGSGQITVSSLQAQAITGVFSGSSGQFVTTSQNDTTYPAEKGWYLPLVYNNALTGERVINQASLVLGRIVFTTASVDTNDPCSSFGTGKLIELDAFSGKMLNYAVLDTNADGVVDSNDTISSGVVFTGGIPTLNAIVNGATRKIETDSSGGITTLVEKGGGGSRRIMWRQIQ